From the genome of Candidatus Omnitrophota bacterium, one region includes:
- a CDS encoding tetratricopeptide repeat protein: MKKIFELVVLLVLLVVFILIGRNKLAAFYYNRGCNYYKVNSYKDAIDYFNKSLKFNPSVSWTHYSLANAYDREKLEEKALEEYRIAIRLDKHFLWSYEALADMYLRKGSYQQGIDILKDAEVNIPDNQEIKDSLNLAFLKYSTYIINSGVEAYLSGKKSKGYELLNKALEINPDFSAAYYTLGHFYYIEHRYDEALYMLNEAIRLDEKFFVAHKLLGDIYFTKMIFNKAIDEYKEALSINPKDSVVLNNLGLAFMNLEDYPRAAEFLEKAVDLNPGKINFRYSLGSVYRDAGRPKDAVLEYEKIIQIQPDYPNVHNDLADIYKNEGLIKEASEEYQKEINFCNEKLLVLPNDPVLLNNISYAYNGIGQYVEAKIFIDKALALNPDYREGYLTLASIERNLGEYESALATLEKAKNLSRQRQIFIEQDAKGIKDELGTIAKGKIEFDMVYLKNGRHFKGVIVGQTEDRLTLEINIGTTTGKVTIFKDTIERIVSKK; encoded by the coding sequence TAATAAATCCCTTAAATTTAATCCTTCAGTTAGCTGGACGCATTACAGCCTTGCAAATGCCTACGACAGAGAGAAACTTGAGGAAAAGGCCCTGGAGGAATACAGAATAGCAATCCGATTAGATAAACATTTTCTTTGGAGTTACGAAGCCTTGGCAGATATGTATCTGCGTAAAGGTTCCTACCAGCAAGGAATTGACATCCTAAAAGACGCAGAGGTTAATATACCAGATAATCAAGAAATTAAGGATTCTTTAAATTTGGCTTTTTTAAAATATTCAACCTATATAATAAATAGCGGTGTAGAAGCTTATTTGTCAGGAAAAAAATCAAAGGGGTATGAATTATTGAATAAGGCCCTAGAGATCAATCCGGATTTTTCCGCTGCCTACTATACATTGGGGCATTTTTATTATATTGAACACAGATATGATGAAGCGTTGTATATGCTAAATGAAGCCATCCGTCTAGATGAGAAGTTTTTTGTCGCACATAAATTATTGGGGGATATATATTTTACAAAAATGATTTTTAATAAAGCAATTGATGAATATAAAGAAGCATTATCTATCAATCCTAAAGATTCAGTTGTCCTTAATAATTTAGGCTTGGCATTCATGAACCTTGAAGATTATCCCCGCGCCGCTGAATTTTTGGAAAAAGCCGTAGATTTGAATCCGGGAAAAATAAATTTTCGATATAGCCTGGGCAGTGTGTATAGAGATGCCGGTAGGCCAAAAGATGCTGTTTTAGAATATGAAAAGATAATTCAGATACAGCCGGATTATCCTAATGTGCATAATGATTTAGCGGATATTTATAAGAATGAAGGGCTTATAAAAGAAGCGTCTGAAGAATATCAAAAAGAAATTAATTTTTGCAATGAGAAACTCCTGGTATTACCCAACGATCCTGTGTTGCTAAATAATATTTCCTATGCCTATAACGGTATCGGCCAATATGTTGAGGCAAAAATATTCATAGATAAAGCCTTGGCACTCAATCCGGATTACCGAGAAGGATATTTGACTTTGGCAAGCATAGAGAGGAATCTTGGAGAATATGAAAGCGCGTTAGCAACCCTGGAAAAAGCTAAAAATTTATCAAGGCAAAGACAGATTTTTATCGAGCAGGATGCCAAGGGCATTAAAGATGAGCTTGGGACGATTGCCAAAGGAAAAATAGAATTCGATATGGTGTATTTAAAGAATGGCCGTCATTTTAAGGGAGTTATCGTGGGCCAGACAGAGGATCGGCTGACCTTAGAAATAAATATAGGCACTACCACAGGCAAGGTTACTATTTTTAAGGATACTATCGAAAGAATAGTCAGTAAAAAATAA
- a CDS encoding proton-conducting transporter membrane subunit yields the protein MGNLNILLFDPLSLFFLFVILGVSLPSAIYSCGYLKNEYSRRKIIFGWLLLLAFVFSMVLVVIVNNILIFLVAWEIMSLVSYFLVVFDSEHEKSIQAGLIYIVMAHIGTAFLSAAFLLMYKYAHSFDFFAVKNACQLMPAQVKNIVFLLLLVGFGTKAGIVPLHVWLPYAHPQAPSHISSIMSGVMIKTAIYGIVRFVMFILGVDSSWWGILVLVLAVISCLVGVIYALMEHDLKKLLAYHSVENIGIILLGVGLAMFFVSINLPYLVIFSLIAGLYHLINHAIFKGLLFLCAGSVYKACGTRDIEKLGGLIKKMPQTAAYFLIGAMAISALPPLNGFVSEWLTLQAFFLGALNTAGGIKLFLGLCAAMLALTSGLAAACFVKAFGITFLAQPRSHYAASAKEVSLSMRAGMLFLSFLIVVFGLAAAVIMKLLAKVASSVTNIDISNMGFSLNNFTLNPQIGKSIYLSTPLLALWLIVLGAGGFAIYSLFGKKRRVYKTWDCGYYKLDSRNEYTATAFSKPFRIAFSFFLLPYRKTQKIRESFYHVKSFSYETHTTSVFKKYIYLPVIAWVFKSAKFMRRIQPGSIHLYLSYILVTVLLLIMFMYKF from the coding sequence ATGGGAAACCTGAATATTTTATTGTTTGATCCTCTTTCTTTATTTTTTCTTTTTGTTATCTTGGGGGTTTCTCTACCCTCTGCAATTTATTCCTGCGGTTACCTAAAAAATGAATATTCCCGCCGTAAGATAATTTTTGGTTGGTTATTGTTGCTTGCGTTTGTGTTCTCTATGGTCTTAGTAGTTATCGTAAATAATATTCTTATTTTCCTCGTGGCTTGGGAAATCATGTCTTTAGTTTCATATTTTCTGGTTGTTTTTGATTCAGAACATGAGAAATCCATTCAGGCAGGCTTGATTTATATCGTAATGGCTCATATTGGTACGGCCTTTTTATCGGCTGCTTTCCTGTTAATGTATAAATATGCCCATTCTTTTGATTTTTTTGCCGTTAAAAATGCCTGTCAATTAATGCCGGCTCAAGTTAAAAATATTGTTTTTCTACTGCTACTGGTTGGTTTCGGGACAAAAGCCGGTATTGTCCCACTGCATGTTTGGTTGCCCTATGCTCATCCGCAGGCCCCCAGCCATATTTCAAGTATTATGTCTGGTGTAATGATTAAAACTGCTATATACGGAATAGTCCGGTTTGTAATGTTTATCCTTGGCGTAGATTCTTCTTGGTGGGGGATCTTGGTTTTGGTTCTGGCGGTTATCTCCTGCTTAGTAGGGGTGATTTATGCGCTTATGGAGCATGATTTAAAGAAATTACTTGCATATCACAGCGTGGAAAATATCGGAATAATTTTGTTAGGCGTGGGCCTGGCGATGTTTTTTGTCAGCATAAACCTGCCTTACCTAGTTATATTTTCTTTAATTGCCGGTTTATATCATTTGATTAATCACGCGATCTTTAAAGGGCTCCTGTTTTTATGCGCCGGTAGTGTTTATAAGGCTTGCGGAACTCGCGATATCGAGAAATTAGGCGGATTAATTAAAAAAATGCCGCAGACTGCCGCATATTTCTTGATAGGGGCGATGGCGATATCGGCATTGCCGCCGCTTAATGGATTTGTGAGCGAATGGCTTACTTTACAGGCATTTTTTCTGGGGGCTTTGAATACAGCCGGAGGAATTAAGCTTTTCTTGGGCCTCTGCGCGGCGATGCTGGCTTTAACAAGCGGTTTAGCAGCCGCCTGTTTTGTTAAAGCTTTTGGGATAACATTTTTGGCACAGCCCAGGAGTCATTATGCTGCCAGCGCCAAAGAGGTTTCTTTATCTATGAGGGCGGGGATGCTCTTTTTGTCATTTCTAATCGTTGTCTTTGGTTTGGCCGCGGCAGTGATTATGAAATTATTGGCAAAAGTTGCCAGCAGCGTAACAAACATTGATATAAGCAATATGGGTTTCTCTTTAAACAACTTTACTTTGAATCCTCAGATAGGTAAAAGTATTTATCTTTCTACGCCTTTGCTTGCGTTATGGTTAATTGTCCTGGGAGCTGGCGGTTTTGCCATCTATAGTTTGTTCGGTAAAAAGCGCCGAGTTTATAAAACTTGGGATTGTGGCTACTACAAACTCGATTCGCGTAACGAATATACCGCAACTGCTTTTTCAAAGCCTTTTAGGATTGCATTCAGCTTTTTCTTACTTCCTTACCGCAAGACTCAAAAAATCAGGGAGTCATTTTATCATGTTAAGTCTTTTTCCTATGAAACACATACTACTTCCGTATTTAAGAAGTATATTTATCTTCCGGTAATTGCCTGGGTTTTTAAGTCAGCCAAGTTTATGAGAAGAATTCAGCCCGGAAGCATCCATCTGTATCTATCATACATTCTTGTAACCGTGTTATTGTTGATTATGTTTATGTATAAATTCTAA
- a CDS encoding NADH-quinone oxidoreductase subunit H, which translates to MTKVFFIILQLILFLLAAPLLSGLISKVKNNIRMRRGQSIFQPYYNLVKLFSKEEVVSGDSSWIFKVTPFIVFSSMLTAAILIPVFIFSPMHQMGDFLSLIFIFALGRFFMALAALDTGSSFGGMGASREMFISSLVEPAFCLVVFCVFLQFGSTDIAVFSGVHPVSICSFITAIVLFMVTLAETSRIPVDNQETHLELTMVHEAMVLEYSGRSLALIEWSSYIKQMILFFLIAQIVFPVNFSGLWILWYFVWIIIIVIAVAVVEVFVAKMRLFRVADFLGFAFVLGVIAVVCAILGV; encoded by the coding sequence ATGACAAAGGTTTTCTTTATTATCCTACAACTGATTTTATTCCTCTTGGCGGCCCCGCTTTTAAGCGGTTTGATCTCTAAGGTCAAAAATAATATCAGGATGCGCCGTGGCCAGAGTATTTTCCAGCCGTATTACAATTTAGTAAAGCTTTTTTCCAAAGAAGAGGTAGTCTCAGGAGATTCTTCTTGGATTTTTAAGGTTACCCCGTTTATCGTGTTTTCTTCGATGCTTACTGCGGCAATACTGATTCCTGTGTTTATCTTCAGCCCGATGCATCAGATGGGGGATTTTCTGTCCCTGATATTCATTTTTGCCTTGGGACGTTTTTTTATGGCCCTGGCAGCCTTAGATACCGGCAGCTCTTTTGGCGGAATGGGCGCATCAAGAGAAATGTTTATTTCCAGCCTTGTTGAGCCGGCATTTTGCCTGGTAGTGTTTTGTGTATTTTTACAATTCGGCTCAACGGATATCGCGGTGTTTAGCGGGGTTCATCCGGTTTCAATTTGTTCGTTTATCACCGCTATTGTTTTATTTATGGTTACTCTTGCCGAAACATCCCGGATTCCCGTAGATAATCAGGAGACGCACCTTGAATTAACTATGGTGCATGAAGCGATGGTTTTGGAATATTCGGGAAGATCTTTGGCTTTAATAGAGTGGTCTTCATATATAAAACAGATGATTTTGTTTTTCCTGATTGCGCAGATAGTTTTTCCGGTTAATTTTTCAGGTTTATGGATTTTATGGTATTTTGTCTGGATAATTATTATAGTAATTGCTGTGGCAGTGGTCGAGGTTTTTGTTGCCAAGATGCGTTTATTCAGAGTGGCTGATTTTTTAGGGTTTGCTTTTGTTTTAGGGGTTATCGCAGTTGTGTGCGCTATTTTAGGAGTCTAA
- a CDS encoding proton-conducting transporter membrane subunit yields the protein MQIFFILGIPLLLSLATLLIRRQKILGIINCIGYLLVLFCGATLLGKTFLSKSTISFFNFIYMDTLSTFFIFVTSIVSFVVALYSIGYIKKDVEQGVISRRKARIYYLLFNLFCCSMFLVPAVNNLGILWVAVEMTTLISAFLVGFYNTKKSVEAAWKYIIICSVGIIFALLGTILFSYAFSISGLEKSLNWSSMVPVAHILDKNILKIAFIFILVGYGTKAGLAPMHTWLPDAHSQAIAPISALLSGVLLKTAIYAILRFGIIIIHGVGFGYFSNLMILFGAISLIISSGFILVQKDLKRLLAYSSIEHIGIIAIGFGIGAPLAIMGALLHVFNHAITKSLMFFGAGNIVSVYKKHNMNAIRGVIKAMPFTGVTVLLGVFAITGFCPFSLFISELMILTGAFTSGSYLVAGLLLLSLAIIFGAFIYHFGKMLFGNLPKEMIVTKEPLSGKFVFSFLLFLILIPGIGLIFINKDLLWIAQNLFQR from the coding sequence ATGCAAATATTTTTTATCTTAGGGATTCCGCTGTTGCTTTCCTTGGCGACTTTGTTAATCAGAAGGCAAAAGATTCTGGGGATAATCAATTGTATTGGTTATCTGCTAGTATTATTTTGTGGCGCAACTCTTCTAGGGAAAACATTCCTATCAAAAAGCACCATCTCTTTCTTTAATTTTATATACATGGATACATTAAGTACATTTTTTATCTTTGTTACCTCCATAGTTAGTTTTGTTGTGGCGTTATACTCTATTGGATATATAAAAAAGGATGTAGAGCAGGGGGTAATCTCCAGAAGAAAGGCCAGGATTTACTATCTTCTTTTTAATCTTTTTTGCTGTTCGATGTTTCTGGTTCCTGCGGTGAATAATTTAGGGATACTCTGGGTGGCCGTTGAAATGACTACGCTGATTTCGGCGTTTTTAGTAGGATTTTATAATACTAAAAAATCAGTGGAGGCGGCCTGGAAATATATTATTATTTGTTCAGTAGGGATAATTTTTGCACTTTTAGGTACGATCCTTTTCTCTTATGCATTCTCTATTTCCGGGCTGGAAAAGAGCCTGAACTGGTCGTCCATGGTCCCTGTTGCGCACATATTAGACAAAAATATCCTGAAAATCGCTTTTATTTTTATCTTAGTTGGTTATGGCACAAAGGCAGGATTAGCGCCCATGCATACGTGGCTACCGGATGCGCATAGTCAGGCGATAGCGCCAATCAGCGCCCTTCTTTCAGGAGTTTTGTTAAAGACTGCCATCTATGCAATATTAAGATTTGGTATTATTATAATACACGGAGTAGGGTTTGGGTATTTTAGCAACCTGATGATTTTGTTTGGAGCAATCTCTTTAATTATCTCAAGCGGTTTTATTCTGGTCCAGAAAGACCTCAAACGCCTTCTTGCTTATAGTAGTATTGAGCATATTGGTATTATCGCAATTGGTTTTGGAATAGGTGCTCCTTTGGCTATCATGGGCGCCCTGCTGCATGTTTTTAACCACGCAATAACCAAGTCGCTTATGTTTTTTGGAGCAGGTAATATCGTTAGCGTTTACAAAAAGCACAATATGAACGCTATTCGAGGAGTAATTAAGGCAATGCCGTTTACAGGCGTTACGGTCCTTTTGGGAGTGTTTGCTATTACCGGATTTTGCCCTTTTTCATTATTTATTAGCGAGCTTATGATTTTAACCGGCGCTTTCACAAGTGGTTCTTATTTAGTTGCGGGTTTATTATTATTATCCCTGGCAATTATTTTTGGGGCATTTATTTATCATTTTGGCAAAATGCTTTTTGGAAATCTTCCCAAAGAAATGATAGTTACAAAAGAGCCTTTAAGCGGTAAGTTTGTGTTTTCATTTTTATTATTTCTTATTTTAATTCCAGGAATTGGTTTGATTTTTATAAATAAGGATTTATTATGGATTGCCCAGAACTTATTTCAGAGATAA